Genomic window (Candidatus Babeliales bacterium):
TATCTTGCATGTTAACATCAGCTTTTTCATTGAGTAGTAGTGTAACAATTTTTTCATTGTTAGAATGTACATGATGCATTAAAGGTGTTTCACCAGCATTATTTGTTTTATTTATATCTGCCCCGCGCGTGAGAAGCGATAAAATAATAGATTCATTGTGAGCATATATAAGTAATAATGAAAGTATATCCTTATCGGTATTGTTTTTAATACAATAAGAAATAGAATTTTTATTCTTATTGTCATTTGTATTTATATTGTTTATAGAGTTAATGAATAACAAAAAGATCTTTGGATTTTTAACATAACTAACAGCTGTTTTACCCTTACTATTTTGGATAGTGGGGTCAGCATTATGTTCAAGTAGCAATGAGACAATTTCTTCATTATTCTCTTTTACATAATGCATTAAAGCGGTTTTTTGTTTGTTGTTTATCTTATTGAGAGTTATTTGTTTGTTTTCATAACTTGAATTGAAGTGACACCGAGTGATAAGCGAGGCAAAGATTTCTTTATCTTGAGTGTACATAAGAGCTGTATTGCCATCTTTATCTTGTATTGCTATATTTGTTTCTTTTGTTAGTAATGATCTAATGAGGTTTTCGTTGCTTCCTTTTTTAAGATGATATATCAAAGGTGTTTCACCAGCATTATTTGTTATATTTATATTTATTTTATTTTTGATAAGTAGTGAGATCATATCGATATTCTTGGTATACATAAGAGCCATATTGCCATCAATGTCTTGTTCATTAACATTTGAGCCTGTATATAATAAATATGTAACTGTATCACTATTATTGCATTTTACATGATAGATCAAGGATTCGTTTTGATTGCTATTTATATTTTTTAACTGTTTTGACGAAACATCGGGTAGTTGTGCAGAAAAAAGTAGTACATGGTTTTGTAGATAGGTTAAAAAGAAAAATATTATTTTTAATTTATTCATAAGACAATATTCATATTATAATTATTATTATATTTATTTTAGGATAATTATATTTTTTATAATAGCGTCAACTATAAAATGTAGAAATTTTTAAGGGTGAAGCATAATCCTTTATATG
Coding sequences:
- a CDS encoding ankyrin repeat domain-containing protein — translated: MNKLKIIFFFLTYLQNHVLLFSAQLPDVSSKQLKNINSNQNESLIYHVKCNNSDTVTYLLYTGSNVNEQDIDGNMALMYTKNIDMISLLIKNKININITNNAGETPLIYHLKKGSNENLIRSLLTKETNIAIQDKDGNTALMYTQDKEIFASLITRCHFNSSYENKQITLNKINNKQKTALMHYVKENNEEIVSLLLEHNADPTIQNSKGKTAVSYVKNPKIFLLFINSINNINTNDNKNKNSISYCIKNNTDKDILSLLLIYAHNESIILSLLTRGADINKTNNAGETPLMHHVHSNNEKIVTLLLNEKADVNMQDKYGNTALMYAQNESMISLLLNHGANINIRNNIQATPLILFVCYNNEKIVTLLLNEKAAINMQDKDGNTALMYAKNESMISLLLNHGADINIRNNMGTTPLLHHVNSNNEKIVTLLLNNENINVNIKDENHDTALMYAIKSEKEDIILLLLPKADLNIQDKNGNTALMLAANKKYYRDEDKQIEIIKLFLKYKADTTIKNNENETAYDIIQQSYNYSFGMDKETARKLLVDQPNKERARKLLVDQSNDNKIIIPYILKYTGSIISFIIAYLALKYC